The Pandoraea vervacti DNA window GCGGCACGACATCGTCGACGTCGCCCGGCACGCTGTATTCATATGGCCAGCGATACGCAATCGGCAACACCGGTCCCCAATTGCCGTGCGCGGGTGGCACGTCGGGCGTCTGCCATTCGAGCGACGCCGCCCGCCACGGGTTCGCGCCCGCCGGTCTGCCGTGGCGCACGCTCCACGCGAGGTTGAACAGAAACAGCAACTGTCCCATCGCCACGATGAACGCCGCGACCGAAATGTAGGCATTCATCGCATGCGCGGAGTCCGGGATGAAGCTGTAGTTCTGGAACTCGTAGTAGCGTCGTGGCATACCGAGCACGCCGAGGTAATGCATCGGAAAGAAGATGGCGTAGGTGCCGAGAAACGTGATCCAGAAATGCCACTGTCCCAGCCGGTCGTCCAGACGTCTGCCGGTGACCAGCGGATACCAGTGGTAGATTCCGCCGAAGATGGTCAACAGCGGCGCCACGCCCATCACCATGTGGAAGTGCGCCACGACGAAGTACGTGTTCGACAGCGGCATGTCCACGCTCACGTTGCCGAGGAACAGCCCTGTCAGCCCGCCGATGACGAAGGTGCTGATGAAACCGATGGCGAAGAGCATCGGCACCGTCAGATGAATGTCGCCTCGCCACAGCGTGAGCACCCAGTTGTAAACCTTGATGGCGGTGGGGATGGCGATGATGAGCGTGGTCGTCGCGAAGAGAAAGCCGAAGTAGGGATTCATGCCGCTGATGAACATGTGGTGCGCCCAGACCACGAACGACAGCGCGCCGATGGCGAGAATCGCCCAGACCATCATGCGGTAGCCGAAGATGTTCTTGCGTGCGTGCACGCTGATGAGATCGGACACGATCCCGAAGGCGGGCAACGCCACGATGTAGACCTCAGGGTGACCGAAGAACCAGAACAGATGCTGGAAGAGCAACGGGCTGCCGCCGCGATAGTCGAGCGGCTGCCCCATCGAGACGAGCGCGGGCATGAAGAAGCTCGTGTGCAGCGTCTTGTCGAGCAGCATCATTACGCCGGAGACGAACAACGCCGGAAACGCGAGCAGCGCCAGCACCGTCGCCATCACGATGCCCCACACGGTCAGCGGCATGCGCAGCAGCGTCATGCCTTCGGTGCGGGCTTGCAGGACCGTCGTAACGTAGTTCAGCCCGCCCATCGTCGCCGCGACGATGAAGATCAGCAACGAGACGAGCATCAGCACGATGCCCCACTCGGTGCCCGGCGTGCCCGGCAGGATGGCCTGCGGCGGGTAGAGGGTCCAGCCCGCGCCGGTCGGCCCGCCTGGCACGAAGAAGCTCGCCATGAGCACGATGACGGCCAGCAGGTATACCCAGTAACTGAGCATGTTCAGGAACGGGAAGACCATGTCGCGCGCGCCGACCATCAGCGGAATCAGGTAATTGCCGAAGCCGCCGAGAAACAATGCGGTGAGCAGGTAGATCACCATGATCATGCCGTGCATGGTGACGTACTGGTAATAGTGATTGGCGTCGATGAAGGAGAACTTGCCGGGAAAGCCGAGCTGCATGCGCATCAGGTTCGAGAGCGCCAGACCGACCAGCCCCACCGCGATGGCCGTGCAGGTGTATTGCACGGCGATCACCTTGTGGTCCTGGCTCCAGACGTACTTCGTCCAGAAGCTTTGCGGGCCGTGCGCGCCGGAGTGTCCATAAAGGCCATGCGGACCATCAGGACCATCGGGGCCATCGGGACCATGCGCGCCTGTTGGGGCGGAACTGTCGCTTCCGGCATTGCCTGTCATGACGTGTCTCCCTTTATGTCTGCCCGGCCTGCGCCGCGCATGGTCCGATCGACGCCGGACGCGCACAGCATGCAATGCAGGGCTATGGCGTGGGCCGAATCATCGGCACGCTCGGTTGCGCCGGCCCCGGCGCTTGCGGGCCAGTGGATGGCCTGGGCGGTATCGCCAGCGGCGGCGCGGTCGT harbors:
- the ctaD gene encoding cytochrome c oxidase subunit I; this translates as MTGNAGSDSSAPTGAHGPDGPDGPDGPHGLYGHSGAHGPQSFWTKYVWSQDHKVIAVQYTCTAIAVGLVGLALSNLMRMQLGFPGKFSFIDANHYYQYVTMHGMIMVIYLLTALFLGGFGNYLIPLMVGARDMVFPFLNMLSYWVYLLAVIVLMASFFVPGGPTGAGWTLYPPQAILPGTPGTEWGIVLMLVSLLIFIVAATMGGLNYVTTVLQARTEGMTLLRMPLTVWGIVMATVLALLAFPALFVSGVMMLLDKTLHTSFFMPALVSMGQPLDYRGGSPLLFQHLFWFFGHPEVYIVALPAFGIVSDLISVHARKNIFGYRMMVWAILAIGALSFVVWAHHMFISGMNPYFGFLFATTTLIIAIPTAIKVYNWVLTLWRGDIHLTVPMLFAIGFISTFVIGGLTGLFLGNVSVDMPLSNTYFVVAHFHMVMGVAPLLTIFGGIYHWYPLVTGRRLDDRLGQWHFWITFLGTYAIFFPMHYLGVLGMPRRYYEFQNYSFIPDSAHAMNAYISVAAFIVAMGQLLFLFNLAWSVRHGRPAGANPWRAASLEWQTPDVPPAHGNWGPVLPIAYRWPYEYSVPGDVDDVVPQNLMPDPRRPATLVNGDSAALHRQAAPPAPPKAPPNSPSSGAPEGSAPGATP